From the genome of Vicia villosa cultivar HV-30 ecotype Madison, WI linkage group LG2, Vvil1.0, whole genome shotgun sequence, one region includes:
- the LOC131649503 gene encoding uncharacterized protein LOC131649503, whose translation MPRPVERIAEINDGKELWKIVVRIHHRWNVVSNNKEHFEMIFVDKLGDDIHAVVPAPHVSVFTEKCLLGHTYTVSNFKVVPYVLAFKASGHKYMPCEINIFLSDVVGMVDSIGYAQTESGAKKQQISMMLRDHGNNMLNYTLWESYADQFIRFNKVRVAASLPTVVLLQYAKVKEEGKYPLSVTNTYNVTLLCVDADFPVMKDFIDRMPEESRVTLSDQLGGNSQLSSQSSENQQLTPVQKLFSKAVVLPIAEIIQLTDITFCAIVATTKLLVASPFGWYYRACHMCQSIARGDSPPFECEAGHETMAEVLRYKIEIEVTHGGKSCNFVFWNRECEMLMGLSASQLCNTMIQAGITDPLNFPLALDQLLKLEMAMKVKWHPRWKNCSVVMIIKNDPIIQQLKEKWGTDEIKDSVDEAKTDANEDCELVTDLEITSEHKPDVVTPAGKRHFPGASSESTDLDGLHDGELSSNKLKKIIKMEKIN comes from the exons ATGCCTAGGCCTGTTGAGAGAATAGCAGAGATCAACGATGGAAAAGAGCTTTGGAAGATTGTTGTTAGGATTCACCACAGATGGAATGTTGTGTCTAACAACAAGGAACATTTTGAAATGATCTTtgttgacaaattg GGAGATGATATTCATGCTGTTGTTCCAGCACCACATGTGTCGGTGTTCACCGAAAAATGCCTATTAGGGCATACTTATACTGTATCTAATTTTAAGGTGGTGCCTTATGTTCTGGCGTTCAAGGCATCAGGACACAAATATATG CCGTGTGAAATTAATATATTTCTTTCAGATGTCGTTGGAATGGTGGATAGTATTGGTTATGCACAGACTGAGTCGGGCGCAAAGAAGCAGCAAATTAGCATGATGTTGCGTGACCACGG CAACAACATGTTGAACTATACTCTGTGGGAATCATACGCGGATCAGTTCATCAGGTTTAACAAAGTTAGGGTTGCTGCATCACTCCCTACAGTTGTGTTGCTTCAGTATGCCAAAGTGAAAGAAGAAG GAAAGTATCCTCTGTCTGTGACAAACACCTACAATGTGACCCTTTTATGTGTTGATGCTGATTTTCCTGTCATGAAAGACTTTATTGATAG AATGCCTGAGGAGAGCAGGGTAACCCTGTCTGATCAACTCGGAGGGAATTCCCAATTATCCTCCCAGAGTTCTGAAAATCAACAGCTGACTCCTGTGCAAAAATTGTTCTCAAAGGCTGTTGTTTTACCTATTGCTGAGATTATTCAACTTACGGAT ATTACATTTTGTGCTATTGTCGCTACAACAAAATTATTAGTCGCGTCTCCATTTGGATGGTACTATCGTGCCTGTCATATGTGTCAATCTATAGCGCGTGGAGACAGCCCCCCATTTGAGTGTGAAGCTGGTCATGAAACCATGGCTGAAGTCCTTAG GTATAAGATTGAGATTGAGGTTACTCATGGGGGCAAAAGCTGCAATTTTGTGTTCTGGAACAGAGAATGTGAAATGCTCATGGGTTTATCTGCATCCCAACTTTGTAACACTATGATTCAG GCTGGAATTACTGATCCATTGAACTTCCCGTTAGCACTTGATCAGTTGTTGAAGTTGGAAATGGCTATGAAGGTTAAGTGGCATCCACGCTGGAAGAACTGTTCCGTCGTTATGATTATAAAAAATGATCCTATTATCCAGCAACTTAAGGAAAAGTGGGGAACAGATGAG ATTAAAGATAGTGTTGATGAGGCTAAAACAGATGCCAATGAAGACTGTGAATTGGTTACG GATCTGGAAATTACATCTGAGCACAAGCCTGATGTTGTCACACCTGCTGGTAAGAGGCATTTTCCTGGTGCATCAAGTGAATCCACTGATTTGGACGGATTACATGATGGAGAACTGTCATCAAACAAGCTGAAGAAGATAATTAAAATGGAGAAGATTAATTAG